Proteins encoded together in one Lathyrus oleraceus cultivar Zhongwan6 chromosome 5, CAAS_Psat_ZW6_1.0, whole genome shotgun sequence window:
- the LOC127080350 gene encoding xyloglucan endotransglucosylase protein 1: MVFFETYERKQIRMISSSCYGFNFLLLLSIFLGFSTLVFGGNFNTDFDNLFGDERVNIKDNGNSMTLTLDEYCGSGIVSKNEYLYGRFDMDIKLVPGNSAGTVTAYYLSSVGAQHDEIDIEFLGNLTGEPYLLSTNVYAEGVGGREMQFYLWFDPTEDYHTYSIDWNPDRIILLVDGNPIRVMLNRQSIGVPFPTKRPMRIYSTLWNGDSWATRWGEVKIDLSNAPFIAGFKNFNADACIATEDRKCRGFNAGKNRGLDMESKGKMKNVLSKWVVYDYCRDLRRYAHGLPYECRKENILQLD; this comes from the exons atGGTATTTTTTGAAACATATGAACGAAAACAAATTAGAATGATTTCTTCATCATGTTATGGTTTCAATTTCCTTTTGCTTTTATCTATATTTTTAGGATTTAGCACATTAGTTTTTGGTGGAAATTTCAACACCGATTTTGATAATCTTTTTGGAGATGAAAGGGTTAATATAAAAGATAATGGCAATAGCATGACCCTTACTTTGGATGAATATTGTGGCTCAGGCATTGTGTCCAAAAATGAGTATTTATATGGAAGATTTGATATGGATATCAAGCTTGTTCCAGGAAATTCCGCAGGAACTGTCACAGCCTATTAT CTAAGCTCTGTAGGAGCACAACATGATGAGATTGACATAGAATTCTTAGGAAATTTAACCGGTGAACCCTATCTTCTCTCAACAAATGTATATGCTGAAGGTGTTGGGGGTCGCGAAATGCAATTCTATCTTTGGTTTGATCCAACGGAAGACTACCACACATATTCCATTGATTGGAACCCTGATAGAATTAT ACTTCTTGTGGATGGAAATCCTATAAGAGTGATGCTCAATAGACAAAGCATTGGTGTTCCATTCCCAACAAAAAGACCAATGAGAATTTACTCAACTCTTTGGAATGGAGACTCTTGGGCAACAAGATGGGGTGAGGTGAAGATTGATCTCTCAAATGCTCCATTTATAGCTGGTTTCAAAAACTTTAATGCCGATGCATGCATTGCAACGGAAGATAGAAAATGTCGGGGTTTTAATGCTGGAAAAAATAGAGGTCTTGATATGGAAAGCAAGGGGAAAATGAAAAATGTTCTTTCAAAGTGGGTAGTTTATGATTATTGTAGAGATTTGAGACGCTATGCTCATGGTCTTCCATATGAATGTCGTAAGGAGAATATATTACAACTTGATTAG